From a single Ursus arctos isolate Adak ecotype North America unplaced genomic scaffold, UrsArc2.0 scaffold_34, whole genome shotgun sequence genomic region:
- the RNF185 gene encoding E3 ubiquitin-protein ligase RNF185: protein MASKGPSASASPENSSAGGPSGSSNGAGESGGQDSTFECNICLDTAKDAVISLCGHLFCWPCLHQWLETRPNRQVCPVCKAGISRDKVIPLYGRGSTGQQDPREKTPPRPQGQRPEPENRGGFQGFGFGDGGFQMSFGIGAFPFGIFATAFNINDGRPPPAVPGTPQYVDEQFLSRLFLFVALVIMFWLLIA, encoded by the exons ATGGCGAGCAAGGGGCCCTCGGCCTCTGCATCCCCTGAGAACTCCAGTGCAGGGGGGCCCAGCGGTAGCAGCAATGGTGCTGGTGAGAGTGGAGGGCAGGACAGCACCTTCGAGTGCAACATCTGCCTGGACACAGCAAAGGACGCCGTCATCAGCCTGTGTGGCCACCTCTTCTG TTGGCCGTGTTTACATCAG TGGTTGGAGACCAGACCTAACAGACAAGTGTGTCCAGTTTGCAAAGCCGGCATCAGCCGAGATAAGGTCATCCCGCTCTATGGCAGGGGCAGCACTGGCCAGCAGGACCCCAG AGAGAAGACCCCTCCCCGTCCTCAAGGACAGAGGCCAGAGCCAGAGAACAGAGGG GGATTTCAAGGATTTGGATTTGGAGATGGTGGCTTCCAGATGTCTTTTGGAATTGGGGCATTTCCTTTTGGGATATTTGCCACAGCATTTAACATAAATGATGGGCGGCCTCCTCCAG CTGTCCCTGGAACACCCCAGTACGTGGATGAGCAGTTCCTGTCACGCCTCTTCCTGTTTGTGGCCCTAGTGATCATGTTCTGGCTCCTGATTGCCTAA